GACGTACATCCCCAGCAGGACCGCCGCGGGCGCGTTGATGGTCATGCTGGTCGAGACTTCGTCCAGCGGGATACCCTCGAACAGTGTCTCCATGTCGCGCAGCGAGTCAATGGCGACGCCGGATTTGCCAACTTCGCCCGCGGCCATCTCGGCGTCGGAGTCGTAGCCCATCTGCGTCGGCAGGTCGAACGCCACCGAGAGACCGGTCTGACCGTTGTCGATGAGATACTGGTAGCGGTCGTTCGTCTCGGCGGCGGTGCCGAAGCCGGCGTACTGCCGCATCGTCCACAGCCGTCCCCGGTGCATCGTCGGGTAGACGCCGCGCGTGTACGGTTTCTCGCCGGGGAAGCCGATGTCGTCGACGTAGTCGGTGTCGGCGATGTCGTCGGGCGTGTAGAGGCGGTCGACCTCGTTGCCCCCGGTGTCCGTCGTGAACGTCTCCTCGCGCTCCCCGAACCGCTCCAGTGTCGGCCGAAGCGTCTCCTCCTCCCACTCCTCTTTCGCGGAGCGAATCCGCTCCAAATCGTCGGGGTCGAACATAGTCGAAGATGAAGATAGGCGGTACCTTAAGCGTTCGAGAGACGCACCCGTTCGCCGACCGCCCGCTTAGCACCTCGGTAATAAAGGCCTCACCGCAGGTTCGGTCGACCGAGATGGATTCGGAGCACACCCGGAGACGAGTCCTCGAACTCGCCGGCGTCGGCACCGGCCTCGCGCTCGCGGGCTGCGTCGGCGGCGCTTCCGACACCCCGGCGTCAAACGGCGACGCCGCGTCGCCGACGCCCGACCCGACCGAATCGCCCGACAAACCAGAGACAGAAACCGAAACTCCTGACCCGACCATGAGCACCGTCTTTCACTTCACCGCCGACGAATCGCACCAGGAACACGCACTCGGAAACGTGAGAAACCTCCTCGCCGACGACACCGTCGACCTCGACGACGTCGTCCTCCTCGTCAACGGCTCCGGGTTCAAACTCGTCCTCGAAGAACAGACCGAACACGCAGAGAAACTGCGCGAACTCCTCGACCAAGGGGTGTCAATTTGCGCCTGTGAGAACTCGATGGAACGGTTCAGCGCGACGGAAGACGACCTCGTCGACGGCGTCGAGACGGTTCCCTCCGGCGTCGGCGAACTAACGAAACTGCAGGCTGGCGAGGGGTACGCCTACATCAAAACGCCGTAATCTCGGGCCGACAGCGCCGATGCGAGACGACTCGTCCCTCCACTCGCTGTTTCTCAATCGCCGTCTTCGGTGAGCGTGACCTCGAACGGCGCGTCCGTCGGAGCGTCGCTCGGGTCCACGTATCCCATCCCGAAGGCGGAGTAGACGCCGCGACTGTCGAGTCTCACCTCGGTCGTCGTCACCGCGTCGCCGCCGTCCGCCGGGCGGACTTCGAGTTGGTGCATCCCGGCCGAGAGCGTCGTGGTCGCGGCCCTTCCGTAGCCGACTCCGTCGAACACCGTCTCGTCGCCGTCGGCGGCGACGACCTGCAGGCCGCTGCTGTCGGGGGCGGCGTTGACGAACCGGAGGCGGGCGCTCCCCTCGTCGGGAAGCGAGAGGTTCTCCTCGAACAGCCGAAACTGGAGGTCCCTGTTGGTGTCGGAGCCTTGTTCGCCAAGGGCGACGCCGGTGTAACTCGCGACGTCCAAATCGAGCGACTCGTCGAACAGGACATTGCCCGCGCCACCGGTGGCGACGAGTTTTAGATCGGTCTGCTCGGCGCCGAGGTAGAGGTACTGGCTCACCTGCCGAAACGTTTCGTCTTTCAACGCTGCGTCGCCGAAGATGACCACGTCGAAGTTCGGCGCGTCGGGAACCGCGTGGATGACGCGGAGGTTCGCGCCGCCGTCGGTCGACGCCGGGCCGTCGGTCGAAGCGTCGGTCGAAGCGTCGGTCGGAGCGTCGGTAGCCGTCGACGCGGCGTCCGCGGTCGGTTCGCCGCTGGAGGGCTGTATCTCGTCTTCGGCGAGGCTGTCGCCGCAGCCAGCGACCGCGGCGAGGAGGGCGACGCCGCTGGCTCGCAGAAACGTCCGGCGACGTGAGTCGGGCATCGTCCGCCCAGTCGTTCTCCGAGCATCTCAACGTTTCCCTCGTTATCACTGTTTGAAATACGACAGTGTTCAGAACCGTAACGTCAGCGACGACTCCCCGGTTGCGGGTCGACGTGCGGTTTCGGCAGCAGCGCCTCGAACGGCTGCGCGTCGAGCCACTCCAACAGGCGGACGAGTTGGTCAGTCGCCGCCTCGAACAGTTCCGCACCTTTCTCCGGCGTCGCGTCCGTCTGGTCGCCGAGCACGCCGTTTTCGGTATTGTCGGCCGCGTCGTAGAAGGTGCGTGCGCCGAACTTTCGGGGGTTGGCGTCGGCCAGACTCCGCACGCCGCCGCCGCGCGCCGATTCGAGTTCGTCGTCACGAACCAACTCACGGGCGATGTGCATAATCATCGCCGTCTCCTTCGGCCCGCCGTGGGGGCCGTTGTGCTCGAACAGATCGCTCACGAGATCCGGAATCGACTCGTCCCACATCCACTCGATGGCGTAACCCGCGCCGTCGTCGCGGAGACGACGCCCTACCTCGCGCAAGTGGACGGTGTTGCCGCCGTGGGCGTTGACGTAGACGACCCGGTCGATGCCGTGGTACGTCAGGTTGCGCGTGAGGCTCTCGACGTAGTCGCGGAAGGCGGGCGGGTCGACCCACATCGTCCCGTGGAACTGGCGGTGGTGGGGGCTGACGCCGATATCAATCGTCGGCGTGCAGAGGTGGCCCGTCCGTTCCGTCGCCGCGCGCGCCAGCGACTCGGCGATGAGGTGGTCGGTCGCGAGCGGGAGGTGTGGCCCATGCTGCTCGGTCGAACCGAGCGGCACGACCGCGAGCGACTGTTTGGCGACGTACTCTCCGAGTTCCGGCCACGTCCGGTCGGCGACGTACATGGACGGAGGAGGGGCGGAGGATCCAAGAAGTTAGGTGGTGAGAGAGTCGGCGCGCCGTCACGTAGACGGTCGATGCGACGTGGCGGAGACAGTCGTCGCCGCTCGCCCGCGCAGTCCCCGCGTTCTCGCTGGCGTTCGCCACGTTTTTGCCCGCCCGCCACGACGCTCCGGGTATGTTTGGTGGCGGCGGTATGAACCCGCGGAAGATGAAGCAGATGATGAAGCAGATGGGCATCGACGTCTCCGAAATCGACGCCGAGGAGGTCATCATCCGAACAGCAGACGAAGAACTCGTCTTCAGCGACGCGCAGGTGACGCAGATGGACGCACAGGGACAGCAGACGTACCAGATCGTCGGCGAACCCGAGTCCCGAGCGCTTGGCCCGGGTGACACCGCAGGTGCGAGCGGCGCCCGTTCCGAGGATACCGTGGACGTCGACGCAGCGGGCGAGGCGGGCGGTGAGGCGGACGGCGAGGAGATCCCCGACTCGGACGTCGAAATCGTCGCGACGCGCGCCGGCGCGAGCGAGGAGGAGGCCCGAGAGGCGCTCGAAGCCGAAAACGGTGACCTCGCCTCGGCGATCTCGCGCCTGGAGTGATACTCCTCGTCCACGGCGACCGCGAGTATCTTCGCGGCCCCGGTGACGAACTGCAGACGGACCTCGGCGTGCTCACCGTCCCCGAGGACGTCTCGCCGGGCGACGTGCTGGAGACGCATCTCAGCGAGGAGTTCCTCGTCCGCGCCCCGCGTGGTCCCGACCTGTTCAACCACTTCGAGCGCACCGGCGCACCGATGATGCCACGCGACGTCGGTCTCATCGTCGGCCACACCGGCGCGGCAGCGGGCGACCGCGTGCTCGACGCCGGAACCGGAACGGGCGTGCTCTCGGCGTATCTCGCCCGCCTCGGCGCGGAAGTCACGACGTTCGAGCGTGACCCCGGCTTCGCCGACGTCGCCCGCGAGAACATGGACCTCGCCGGCGTTTCCGACCGCGTCGACGTGCGAACCGGCGACCTGACGCAGGAACTCGATTCGCTCTCCGGATTCGACCTCCTAACGCTCGACACCGGCGACGCGCCCGATGTCGTCGCCCGCGCGCCAGACCTGCTCGTCTCCGGCGGATTCGTCGCCGTCTACTCGCCGTTCGTCGAGAATTCCCGAGAGACGGTGCGAACCGCCCGCGAAGTCGGTCTCTCGGGCGTCGAAACGCTCGAAACCATCCAGCGGCGGATGGACTTCGGCGACCGCGGGTCGCGGCCGTCGACGGCGGGCGTCGGACACACGGGCTACCTGACGTTCGCGCGCAACGAGTAGCGAAGTCGCCCTCGGTTGCCTTTGAGAACGGAGACAGGTTCCGAACTTCCTCCGGCCGCAGAACCACTAAGTCTACAGCCCTCTTACAGGACTCCGTACCATGAGCACCGACGAAATGTCAGATATCGGCGAAACGCGGACGTGGCCAGAACTCGCGATCGGTCTCTACGAGCGACTGACCGGACGAGGCGCGGAGATTACCTACGAGTTCGAGGAGATGGAAGTCGACGTGCCGAGCAAGACCGGCGAGGACGCCGAACACGCCCACTGGCGACTCGACGGGACGCTCCGCATCAGCACCCGCGAACCGGACGAGTGACCGGCACCCGCCGCCCGCTGGACGTCACGGCCGAACTGACGCTCACCATCGAGGACGAGGATATCCGCGTCGTCGGCTTCGGCGACCTCGTCGTCGTCGATACCCCGTCGCTCGGTGGGGCGTTCGCGCTCCTGCAGGGGACGAAGCGACTGCCGACCGATCAGTTCGGCGCGGACGTTCGCGCCGCGGACGTGACCGTCGACGTGCGCGTCGACGGCGTGAGCATCGCCCGCCTCGGTCCGGGCGTCCGACCAGGCTACCTCTCGCGTAAACTCGGCGTCGCCCCCGCCCGACTCTCGCTCGGCGGCGCAGCGTTGGCGCTGCTCCGCAGGACGCGTCCGTAGCCCCGTCACCCCCGCAGTTCACTGAGTCGCCCGAATCAACGCGAACAGCTCTTCTCTGAATCGGTTGGGGTCGAAGGCCCCGGTCAGCGACGCTGCCGAGTCGGCGCTCGGCCCGTCTCCGTCGCCCGACGGCGCGTTCTCGTCACTCGACCGCGTGTCCTCCTCGTCCCGCGGTGATTCGACGACGCTTGTGGGATACGCGCCGCCGGCGAGCAGGAACTCGCCGCGGGCGTCGGTCGGCCAGACCGCGAGCCACCCCCGCACGGAGACGACCGCCTCACCGGCCCGTGAGCGGGCGTCGTAGCGCGCGAGCCGCGCCTCGGTCCCCCGAACGTCGAACCGACGCTCCTCGGTTCTCTCGACGGCGAGAAAGCCGCGTTCGCGGAGTTCGTCCTCGAACCCTGCCATCGAACGGTCGGCGACGAGACGCCAAAGCGTCCGCGACGCGGGCGGGCGCGGCTCGAGTAAAAGTCGACTCGCGAAGAAGAAGCGTCGGATTCGGTCCCGTCCGGTGCGTTCGGCGAGATGCTCGTGCAACGCCGCGTCCTCGTAGACGGCGGTGTGAGCCGTCGCCCGGACGAGACCCGCGTCGAACGGGCGGTCGACGCTCGATTCGGACAGCACCCACCCGCCGAGACGGTCTTCGGGGACCGTCGGCGGGGGCACGCTCATCGCTCAGTGGTCGTCTTCGCGCCACTTGTGCTCGCACTCGGTACAGACGAAAAAGCGCGTCTCGGACTCGTCGGCCGAGCGAATCTGCTGCATGTACCAGTAGGCGGTGTCGTTGCCGCAGTCGGGGCAGTGCGCCGTCGTCGTCGGCAGGCCGCTCGTGCCGCCCTCGGACTCGATAATTTCCGACTCCTCTTGAGCTTGCGTCGTCACCATCGCCTGCTCTTTGGCCTCGTCGCGTAGTTTTTCGTGGCCGCACTTCGTACAGACCCAGTTGTCGCCTTGCGTCTGCATCATCGAACCGCATTCGTCGCAGAACTCCATAGGAGTGATACCAGCGTACTTGGCTACTTAAACGTCGGGATTCGACGCCGAAACCACTGGACTGGGTCTCCCCTGCCTCCGCGCGTCCGTCAGTTTTCAGGCGTCGCCGTCGGACTGCCTCGGTTCGCCGAGCGCTTCGACGGGGAGCGTGTTGTACAGTTCCTCGGAGAGTTCCTCGGGACTTCGGTACGTCTCGCTTCGCGTCTCGGACACGAGTTCGCCGAGGTTCGCCTGCCCGTCGGCGAACGTGACGGTCGTGTCGGTATACTCCGCGGCCGCCTCGTCTCGGGAGATCGGGTAGGACAGTTGGTCGAACTCCGTGTCGACGCGGCTTAGCTTGACGGTGTCGCTCATACGTAGTGTATCGGCTGCCGAACACATAGCTCCACTGTCAGTCCCGATGAGGGTCCCGAGCGCTGACCGACGGCGACGGCGGTCGGACTCCTCGACGCTCGCGAGGGAGTCGTGCCTCGACACTTGACGCCGTCACTCGGTTGGGTCGTCGCGGAACTCGGCGACCGGGTCGTACTCGCTCTCGACGGAGTAACCGCCGCAGCATGGACAGACGTGATACTCGACCGGGTACGTCTCGCCGCACCCCTGACACTCGTACGGCCCGCCGGTCACCTCGCCGTTGGTGAGTCGGTCGAAGATAGTCGCCAGCGGGTTCATAGCCCGGTCAACGGATGTATATACCATTGTAATGACTGTGCTAAACGAACGAAATTACTGTTTTAGAGACACTCAGACAAAGACAAAAAACTACTCGAACTCGGGGTCGCGCTTGTCGAGAAACGCGTCCATCCCCTCGCGCTGGTCGTGGGTGCCGAACAGTCCGCTCCACGCCCGGCGCTCGTAGACGAGACCAGCGCCCTGCGGTTCCTCGTGGACGGCGTTGATCGTCTCCTTGGCCGTCTGTAGCGCGAACTTCGGTTTCGCGGCGAGGTCGGCGGCGTGTTCGGAGACGACGTCGTCGAGTTCGTCGTGGGCGACGACTTCCCCGACGAGACCGTGTTCGTGGGCGTCGGTGGCGTCGATTCGGTCGCCGAAGAAGATCATCCGCCGGGCGAGTTCGTCGCCGACGAGTCGCGGCAGTCGCTGGCTCCCGCCCCAGCCGGGCGTGATGCCGAGATCGATCTCGGTCTGCCCGATGACCGCCCGTTCGGACGCGACGCGGAGGTCGCAGGCGAGCGCGAGTTCGCAGCCGCCGCCGAAGGCGTATCCGTTGATCGCGGCGATGACGGGCGCGGGGAACGTTTCGAGGCGCTCGGCGACGTGGTGGCCGAGTTCGGCGTAGGCCTGCGCCTCCGGCACCGAGAGTTCCTTCATGTACGAGATGTCTGCCCCCGCGACGAACGCTTTCTCACCCGCGCCGGTGAGGACGACGACGTGCGCGTCGGCCGCCTCGGCCTCGTCGAGGGCGTCTTCGAGCGCTTCGAGCGTCTCGACGTTGAGCGCGTTAAGCCGGTCCGGTCGGTTGACGGTGATGGTCGCCACGTCGTCGGCGTCGATGTCGAGGAGTACGGTTTCCGCCATAGGCCAGAGTCACACCGATCCGGGATAATCGTTCGCCCCGCGGTCGATAGCACGACGGCGCTCGTTCTCAGTGGGAGTACGACCACGGTACGTTCCGACGCCCCACGGTCGGTCGCCGCACTCCAGAACACCGATATCCTCCCTCCCCCAACACCCGGGCAATGACCCTCTCGGACGAGGACAAAGAGCGGTTGGCGGACGTGGTGAAACTCCAACCGACGAAGAACAAAGAACTGCAGGACCGCTGGGACCTCGACAGCGGCAGCGAGGTCCACCGCTACCTCGAAGGCACGCTCAAGGAGTACTACTACCGCGACGAGAACAGCCTCATCCGGGCGACGACGGAGGCCGCGGAGCTGCTCGGCATCGAACCGCCGGTCGAGGACGACCGCGACGAGGGCGCGCCGAGCACTCTTCGCGTCCCAGAACTGGAGTCGCAAGTGTTCGAGGTCGTCGCCGGGCCGAACGAACGCTCCGAGAGCGTCGTCAGCGTGCTGAACAAACTTCGCGAGACGTTCGACGTCGACCCCGAGGCCGCCGACGTTCGCCGCGCGCTCCAGAGCCTGAAGCGGAAGGGCGTCGTCGAGGTTGTCTACCGGACCGTGCCGACGTTCAAACTCATCGTCGAACGCGACGACGTCGACGTGGAAGTGGTCTAACCTCGTCGCGACCGACGCCGAAATCGACGCTAGTACCTCCCTCGAAACCCGTCTCTACCAGTGGCTCGCCGAAACGTTCTCCGACCAGCCGACCGTTACTCGTTCTCATGGAAGACGACGGCGACGATGGCGGTCGCTCTGGTGGCTCCGATGGCTCCGGCAGTCCGAACACGGAGACCGACGCACCCGAAGACGACCGTCCCGCGGAGCCGGTCGACGTTACGGCGTTCGGCGCGGTCGGCGACGGCGAGGCCGACGACGGACCCGCGCTGCAGACCGCGCTCGACGCGGTCGCCGACCGCGGCGGCGGCACCGTCTCGCTCCCGCCGGGGACGTACCGCCACCGTCGGTCCCTGCTGTACGGGTCGAATCTGGTCGTCGCCGGACACGGCGCGACGCTGCTGTTCGACCCGCCAGACCCCGACGCGACGGCGCTCGTCCCCCGAAGCTACGGTGGCGGCGACCCGGTCAGACACGTCGTCGTCGACGGATTGACGCTTACCACCGCCGACCCCGCGAGGGGGAACGGCATCGGCGTTGCCCACGCCGAAGACGTCACCGTCCGCGACTGCCGCGGCGAGCGACTCCGGTGGCACCTCGTCGACGTTGCGGGCGGCAAAGACGTACTCGTGCGAAACTGCTACGCCGTCGGCCTCCGGTCGGCCGCCTACCAGGCGGACAACCTCACCGAGTACGGCGGCCTCGTCGTCGCCCCGCCGGAGGGACCGGTCGAAAACGCCGTCGTCGACGGGTCGGCCAACGAGAACGTCGCTATCGTTCACAACGTCGCCGAGGACTGCACGCGCGGCGTCCACCTCCACCGAAGCGGCGGCCATGACCTCTCGGTCGAACAGAACAAAATTCGCCGCTGCACCGACGTGGGCATCCTCGGCGACGACGGCACCGACTGGCACGACGTGCGCGTGAGCGGCAACATCGTCGAGGGAACCCCGACGTCGACGGGCATCCGTCTCGACGGTCGCTACCGAAACATCTCTGTCGAGAACAACACGGTCCGGAACCACGGCGGCGACGGCATCACCGTCCACCCCGGCGGCCATGGAGCGTCGAAGGAGGTCGATTCTTCCGTCGACGAGGCCGTCGCCGAGGGCGTCAGCGTCTCCGACAATACCATCGAACGCGTCGGCGGGGCCGGCATCGCGCTCCGCCGGGCGTCGGGTGAGGTTGCCGACAACTACGTCTACGACGTCGGACTCGCGGGCGAGGAGCGGGGCGAACCCCGAACAGGCGACGACGGATCGAACGAAGGTCGCGAGGACGGGAGCCTCGTGGGTCGGCCGGTCCACGAACCGTCGGGCGTCGTCGTCGAGCGCGGCGACGGCGTCACCGTCACCGACAACGTCTGTCGCAACGTCGCAGGCGTCGGGTTCGTCGTCCGCGGCGGCCGCAACGTCGCGGTCACGGCGAACGAACTGTTCGGGTTCGAGGTCGGCGTTCTCGCCGTCTCTGACCCCGTCCCGACCGCCCGGATACGAGTGGCGGGCAACACCCTCGAAGGCCGCTCGGAGTCGCGGTGCGGCATCCGCCTCCGGGGCGGTTTCGACCACCGACTCGACGGCAACGACTGCCGGCGGGTCGCCCGCGGCGTCGAACTGCTCGGCGTCCGGCGCGCGTTCTTTCGGGACACCGACGTCGTCGGCGACGGGGGCGACGTCGGCTACCGACTCGACAACTGCGAGGAACTCCGTTTCCGCGACAACGACGCCGACGGCTTCGAGCGGGCGACGGTGCTCTCGGGGTCGAGCGACGTCGAGGGGCAACTGCCGCACGCCGACGTTCGCGTCGACTCCGACTGCGCCGACGTGACGCTGATGTTTCCCGGTCGCGCGCCGCCGACCGAGGGGCGCTTCGACGCCGGGAGTCGCATCCGGAACGTGGAGCCGTCGCCGGGCGGGCCGATGGGGTGGGTCTGCGTCGACGGCGGCGACCCCGGCACGTGGCACGCGTTCGGCCGAATCGACGACGACCCGGCGTGAGCGGCGTCGCGCCGAGTCGGCGCTCAGTGCTCGACGCGACGGCCGCGTCGTCGGCACCGACGCTCACTCGGAGGCCGACCGCTCGCGGACGCGTTCGCGTCGCCGTTCGAGCAGTCGTTTGATTCCCTTTCCCGGCCCTCCTTCGACGGGCCACCCTTTCGTCCGCCACTGCGGGGGTTCGGGTTGGAACGAGGTGCACGACCCCGAACACTCGGCGGCGGTCTGATGGCGTTTCTTCGCCGCGCACCACGGGAGGAGCGCGTCGCCCGCGCGCCGAAGTTCGAAGAACCGGCAGTCCGGTCGCATCGTCTCGTGGTACGACCGCCAGCCGCGGCCGTACGCCCGCTCGGCGAGTCGCAGGCGCGTCTCCACGCGGTCGGTGCGGTCGTCGGTCTCGTCGGTCTCACCGCTCTCATCGGTCTCCGGCGACAGCGAACTCGGGTACCACGCCACCTCGCCCGCGTCGGCGGTGACGCCCTCGGAGAAGTCGAGCGCGAGGATGCCGACGTCGACGGGGATATCTTCGAGCAGCGCCGGTTCGACCGCCGCTCCGGTCGTCGCCGTCGCCAGCCACACCTCGTCGGCCAACGCCGCCTCCACGTCGTGTTCTAACTGTCCCGAGAGCGCTCGCGCGGCGCTGGCGTCCAGATCCGGTTTGTTCTCGACGGCGACGATGCGCCGAACCCAGTCGGGGTAGGGTGCGATTCGGCGAATCTCGATCCGTCTTCCGTTTCGTCGCTTTTCGACGACGCCGCGGGCGGCGGCGCGGTGAATCGCGGCGAGGACGTAGCGCCACGGGTAGCCCGGGTGTGGCAGCGTGTCGCGGTACCAGGTCCACTCGGCGGGAGCATGTCGGACGACGTGCAGCAGGTCGGAGTCGAGTTCGTCCGCGCCGAACGCCGCGCGCGCGGCCAGCCCCTCGGGGTCGGCCTCGACGACGACAGTGTCCCAGCGGCGCCGCTTCGTACCGAGTTGTCGCGCGACGACGAGCGCTGATGTTCTGTCGCCGTCGGGCGGCCACGCGCGCTCGGCCCACCGGCAGGTCAGCAGTTCGAAGACGAACTCCGAGTCGGCCGGATAGCTCACGGGGGCGACGTGCGAGCGCAGTCGCTATTCGTGTTGCGATACGCGACGACGCCCGCCTCAGGCGAGGTATCGCCGCCCGGGGTCGTCGCCGTTCTCGTCGGCGAGTTCGTTGAGGTAGTTGTGTGCCTCCTCGAGAATCTCGCGCGGGCCGTCTTGCGTGATGGTGTTGATAGCCTGCTCGTAGTCGCGCCACTGCAGGTCGCGGTGTTCGCTCGACAGTTCGGCGCTCGCCTCGAAGGAGCGCGCGATGAACAGGTGGACCGTCTTGTGGATGGTCTTGCCACCGGCTTCGAACACGTAGTCGTACTCTCTACGGAACCCGTCGACGAGGCGGAAGTCGTCGATGCCCGCCTCCTCTCCGATCTCTCTGATCGCCGTCTGCTGTAGTTCCTCATCGCCTTCGACCCCGCCTTTCGGGAACTCCCAGTCCCCGGGTCGGCTCTTCAGGAGCAGATACTCCCGTCGGCCGCGGGTGTCGCGGAAGAGGATGGCTCCAGCACTGACCGCTTCGACCGTCATTGCACTCACGTAGACCATCCCATGTTAAGAGAATATCGGAGGAGTCGGCGCAGTATCGCACAGGCGACCCTCGGTGCCGCGATTTCTGCGGAAACGCACTGTCCTTTATAAGCAACTCGTCGTTTCCGGACGACGCGTCGCCCCCGACGCCAGTTGTGCGTGTGTGACAGTCACGAAGTGCGTGTCCTGTAGATGCGTTTTTACCGTTCCGCGTGTGAAAGAGAGAGTAACCCCTCAGCTCATGACTTTTGTAACCAAGCTCACTTTCGAAAGTGGAGACCGGACCGTGCTCGACGACGTGGTCTCGGAGCTCAAACGGATGCTCGAACGGAAAGGCGCGGAGTGCAAAGGACCGCACTCGTCGCCACCGGAACGACTCAGCGTCCCGCAGTACCGGACGTTGGGGCGCGGCCGGGAGTTTTCGCCGTGGTCGTACACGATGTACACGCGTCGCCTCGAAATCCACGGCGCAGACCAGATCGCCCGCAGCGTCGCCGAACGCCAGTTCCCCGACAGCGTCCACGTCGAAATCGAAATCGAACAGAAGAAACCGCTCGGCCACCGGCAGCGGTAGAAACGCAGAAACACCGTCGACCGCCGACCCGACGAAACGACTCGGCGAGTCACCGACGATGGCGCGCTCAGAACGCGCTGTCGCCGACCTTCTCTACGAACTCCGCCTCGCCGACGTGTTCGCTCGAATCGAACGACGTGACTCGGAGTCGGACGCGGCTGTCGACCATCCCGCTCGGCGCGTCGGGGACGCGGATGCGCGTGTCGCCGATGCGGGCGACGGCGACGCCGTCTTCGTAGCCCGTGAGAAACGCCGAGAGCTCTTGACCCGCCTCGAACGTCGGGTGGGTCGTCCGGAGCCCCCATCCTTTCAGGTATTTGCCTAGGAGGCTCATACGCGAGCCACCTCCTCGGTTTCGCGGTCGGTCGTGTACTCTCGTCCGAAGCCGGTGAGCGCCGCGAAGAGGAACACGAACAGCAGCAGCCAGCCGTGGAAGACGAACGGCCACACCTCGATGGGGTTGACGACCATCGACTGGGTGAACCACTCGTACTGCTCGGGCATCCCCTGCAGGACGGCGTAGCCGACGAGCACCCCGCCGGACCACGGGAAGATGTATCCGAGCGCCGAGGTGTTCGCGTCGAGGATGTTCGCGCGCCGGTAGCCGTTGATGTTGAACCGCTCGCCGAGGCGCGCGATGTACGGCGCGATGGCGATTTCGGCGGCCG
This genomic stretch from Haloprofundus salilacus harbors:
- a CDS encoding DsrE family protein; protein product: MKIGGTLSVRETHPFADRPLSTSVIKASPQVRSTEMDSEHTRRRVLELAGVGTGLALAGCVGGASDTPASNGDAASPTPDPTESPDKPETETETPDPTMSTVFHFTADESHQEHALGNVRNLLADDTVDLDDVVLLVNGSGFKLVLEEQTEHAEKLRELLDQGVSICACENSMERFSATEDDLVDGVETVPSGVGELTKLQAGEGYAYIKTP
- a CDS encoding DUF4397 domain-containing protein, which codes for MPDSRRRTFLRASGVALLAAVAGCGDSLAEDEIQPSSGEPTADAASTATDAPTDASTDASTDGPASTDGGANLRVIHAVPDAPNFDVVIFGDAALKDETFRQVSQYLYLGAEQTDLKLVATGGAGNVLFDESLDLDVASYTGVALGEQGSDTNRDLQFRLFEENLSLPDEGSARLRFVNAAPDSSGLQVVAADGDETVFDGVGYGRAATTTLSAGMHQLEVRPADGGDAVTTTEVRLDSRGVYSAFGMGYVDPSDAPTDAPFEVTLTEDGD
- a CDS encoding creatininase family protein, whose amino-acid sequence is MYVADRTWPELGEYVAKQSLAVVPLGSTEQHGPHLPLATDHLIAESLARAATERTGHLCTPTIDIGVSPHHRQFHGTMWVDPPAFRDYVESLTRNLTYHGIDRVVYVNAHGGNTVHLREVGRRLRDDGAGYAIEWMWDESIPDLVSDLFEHNGPHGGPKETAMIMHIARELVRDDELESARGGGVRSLADANPRKFGARTFYDAADNTENGVLGDQTDATPEKGAELFEAATDQLVRLLEWLDAQPFEALLPKPHVDPQPGSRR
- a CDS encoding nascent polypeptide-associated complex protein; translation: MFGGGGMNPRKMKQMMKQMGIDVSEIDAEEVIIRTADEELVFSDAQVTQMDAQGQQTYQIVGEPESRALGPGDTAGASGARSEDTVDVDAAGEAGGEADGEEIPDSDVEIVATRAGASEEEAREALEAENGDLASAISRLE
- a CDS encoding methyltransferase domain-containing protein — encoded protein: MILLVHGDREYLRGPGDELQTDLGVLTVPEDVSPGDVLETHLSEEFLVRAPRGPDLFNHFERTGAPMMPRDVGLIVGHTGAAAGDRVLDAGTGTGVLSAYLARLGAEVTTFERDPGFADVARENMDLAGVSDRVDVRTGDLTQELDSLSGFDLLTLDTGDAPDVVARAPDLLVSGGFVAVYSPFVENSRETVRTAREVGLSGVETLETIQRRMDFGDRGSRPSTAGVGHTGYLTFARNE
- a CDS encoding peptide ABC transporter ATP-binding protein; amino-acid sequence: MTGTRRPLDVTAELTLTIEDEDIRVVGFGDLVVVDTPSLGGAFALLQGTKRLPTDQFGADVRAADVTVDVRVDGVSIARLGPGVRPGYLSRKLGVAPARLSLGGAALALLRRTRP
- a CDS encoding transcription factor S, with product MEFCDECGSMMQTQGDNWVCTKCGHEKLRDEAKEQAMVTTQAQEESEIIESEGGTSGLPTTTAHCPDCGNDTAYWYMQQIRSADESETRFFVCTECEHKWREDDH
- a CDS encoding enoyl-CoA hydratase/isomerase family protein, with protein sequence MAETVLLDIDADDVATITVNRPDRLNALNVETLEALEDALDEAEAADAHVVVLTGAGEKAFVAGADISYMKELSVPEAQAYAELGHHVAERLETFPAPVIAAINGYAFGGGCELALACDLRVASERAVIGQTEIDLGITPGWGGSQRLPRLVGDELARRMIFFGDRIDATDAHEHGLVGEVVAHDELDDVVSEHAADLAAKPKFALQTAKETINAVHEEPQGAGLVYERRAWSGLFGTHDQREGMDAFLDKRDPEFE
- a CDS encoding DUF5797 family protein; this translates as MTLSDEDKERLADVVKLQPTKNKELQDRWDLDSGSEVHRYLEGTLKEYYYRDENSLIRATTEAAELLGIEPPVEDDRDEGAPSTLRVPELESQVFEVVAGPNERSESVVSVLNKLRETFDVDPEAADVRRALQSLKRKGVVEVVYRTVPTFKLIVERDDVDVEVV
- a CDS encoding right-handed parallel beta-helix repeat-containing protein gives rise to the protein MEDDGDDGGRSGGSDGSGSPNTETDAPEDDRPAEPVDVTAFGAVGDGEADDGPALQTALDAVADRGGGTVSLPPGTYRHRRSLLYGSNLVVAGHGATLLFDPPDPDATALVPRSYGGGDPVRHVVVDGLTLTTADPARGNGIGVAHAEDVTVRDCRGERLRWHLVDVAGGKDVLVRNCYAVGLRSAAYQADNLTEYGGLVVAPPEGPVENAVVDGSANENVAIVHNVAEDCTRGVHLHRSGGHDLSVEQNKIRRCTDVGILGDDGTDWHDVRVSGNIVEGTPTSTGIRLDGRYRNISVENNTVRNHGGDGITVHPGGHGASKEVDSSVDEAVAEGVSVSDNTIERVGGAGIALRRASGEVADNYVYDVGLAGEERGEPRTGDDGSNEGREDGSLVGRPVHEPSGVVVERGDGVTVTDNVCRNVAGVGFVVRGGRNVAVTANELFGFEVGVLAVSDPVPTARIRVAGNTLEGRSESRCGIRLRGGFDHRLDGNDCRRVARGVELLGVRRAFFRDTDVVGDGGDVGYRLDNCEELRFRDNDADGFERATVLSGSSDVEGQLPHADVRVDSDCADVTLMFPGRAPPTEGRFDAGSRIRNVEPSPGGPMGWVCVDGGDPGTWHAFGRIDDDPA